One genomic segment of Synechocystis sp. LKSZ1 includes these proteins:
- a CDS encoding GNAT family N-acetyltransferase: MTDLPFLDPYRLVTGSSRDQAQLLTFLRCTYQELFPQQKAFDHLAQTVEQYFSARSPLWWVQSRLELNPVPVAGLWLGNAIDQVTGERYSHIFMLYVVPTHRRQGIATALLRHAQQWSQARGERQLGLQVFPHNTPALELYQKLGFQTHAITMLQTWPPRTNVQTHCQTVLDPN, encoded by the coding sequence ATGACCGACCTTCCCTTCCTAGACCCCTATCGACTGGTAACGGGCTCTAGTCGAGATCAGGCTCAATTACTCACTTTTTTGCGCTGTACCTATCAGGAATTGTTTCCCCAGCAAAAGGCCTTTGACCATCTCGCCCAGACAGTTGAACAGTATTTCTCGGCTCGTTCCCCACTCTGGTGGGTGCAGTCACGTTTAGAGCTGAATCCAGTACCCGTTGCTGGCCTGTGGTTAGGGAATGCCATCGACCAAGTCACAGGAGAACGCTACAGTCATATTTTTATGCTCTATGTGGTACCGACTCATCGGCGTCAGGGTATTGCCACGGCACTACTCCGGCATGCCCAGCAATGGAGCCAGGCCAGGGGGGAACGGCAATTGGGCCTACAGGTATTTCCCCACAATACGCCGGCCCTGGAACTGTACCAAAAGCTCGGCTTTCAGACCCATGCCATCACCATGCTCCAAACCTGGCCCCCTAGGACGAATGTTCAAACACATTGCCAAACTGTTCTAGATCCAAATTAA
- a CDS encoding ribonuclease H-like domain-containing protein: MASMTTLTQFQAFDHDLPPQVLAQLLTAPEIAVDTETMGLNPHRDRLCLVQICDPKGLVTVIRVHKGQTQAPNLTQLMESPQVLKIFHYARFDLAQLKHTFDIKTHPVFCTKIASKLARTYTASHGLKSLVQEILHVELDKNAQSSDWGNLENLSMSQLSYAANDVRYLIPVKQRLQAMLEREDRLNLAQRCFDCLPVFVNLDLEQFGNVFEHSS; this comes from the coding sequence ATAGCTTCTATGACGACCCTGACGCAATTCCAAGCCTTTGATCACGACCTCCCCCCCCAAGTCCTGGCCCAACTGCTGACGGCCCCCGAAATTGCCGTCGATACGGAAACCATGGGCCTCAATCCCCACCGAGATCGCCTCTGTTTGGTGCAAATCTGTGACCCCAAGGGCCTGGTAACGGTGATCCGAGTCCACAAAGGCCAAACCCAGGCCCCCAACCTGACCCAGTTGATGGAAAGTCCCCAGGTGCTGAAAATTTTTCACTATGCTCGCTTTGACCTGGCCCAGCTCAAACACACTTTCGACATCAAAACTCACCCGGTATTTTGTACTAAAATTGCCAGTAAACTGGCCCGTACCTACACCGCTTCCCATGGTCTGAAAAGCTTGGTGCAGGAAATCCTGCACGTTGAACTGGATAAAAATGCCCAGAGTTCCGATTGGGGTAACCTTGAGAATCTCTCTATGTCTCAACTGAGCTACGCTGCCAACGATGTCCGTTATTTGATCCCCGTGAAACAACGTCTACAAGCCATGCTAGAGCGGGAAGACCGGTTGAACTTGGCCCAACGCTGTTTTGACTGTTTACCGGTTTTTGTTAATTTGGATCTAGAACAGTTTGGCAATGTGTTTGAACATTCGTCCTAG